ttcgagtgttgcagcagctcaactacacagacacagacaataaatacacatactatacaacaaaataaagatagaacaaaaataagaaataagaataaaaaaaaaatgcctggtcagcatgttgacagactgtggttcccgctgttgttatacagtctgatggcagtgggcacaaatgagcgaaTTTGAACAAAGAAATACTGTTAAGGATATCTCTGTTGTCATCATGTGCTAAGCCATGACACCAGTTGTTAAAGAAGGTTTCAATCTCAATAGATTCTCAGTAAAAACCACTAGAATTAACAGTATGACTGGCTTGCAGTTAATAAAGGAAGTGTTTTTATGCAATCTGGTAGAGTTCAGCCTCAGGTCTGTCAGTGAGGAGCAATGATGTGCCCCTTCTGCTCCGACGACTCATTGCTGCCATCTAGCGAGTGCAAGCAGTTACTGCATGTGGATGATAGAAGATTGAAGGctataaaaaaatgtggttaaaagatttaaaaagggTTGAATTGTATTCTATAGTTATATAcagtttttcaaattaaattagtttGAAGTAACGGTGATTGGGTTTTTGCAAAcccttacaaaataaaataaatacttttaatttcatGTGTGATCAAACAATGATTGTCTAATTTATTGCAAAGTCTAGTTTGTATTGAACCAATGAGGTAACAATGACTATTAATCATTCATAAGTTACTGTTATTGTTGTAGGCTCTTTATTTAGACGGAGGGCTGACAACATAGACATCGGCTGACAACGCGAGATGTTTTTCGTCTCACAAACGCGCGAGCACTAGCAGCGTGTTCGCGAGATGATTCAGGCCACAGTCTACGTTCAGGAATGCTCGTAAAAGTAAGCATTTTTCAACGGTTTGTAAATAGTACCAGCTATTTATCTTTGTATACATCCATGTATACACCCCGTCATTTCAATaactgttttgtaaaatgtattttgcaacACTACTGAGGACACAGGGGATGTTTTGCTATAAACAGTCTGAACAGTACTTTTGAGTCTGTGGTAAATGCTTAAGAATTCCGagattggctttttttttttatacacacgttgtaaacaaaaacagtcaataaaataaatgtccaatGGAAACACGTATATCTCGAATATACACAAGGTTTTTTTGGAGGTGAAAATagtatacatttgttttgtttttataaatacagtaccagtcaaagtttggacacaccttctcattcaatggtttttctttatttttatttgtttctacattgtagattaatattgaagacatccaaactatgaaggaacacatatggaattatgtggtaaacaaacaaacgctcaacaaaccagaatatgttttatattttagattcttcaaagtagttgaatgagaaggtgtgtccacacttttgactggtactgtactcgTCAATGAATAGCggttaaaatgtaaatagtttctGTAACCTAGTCATCAAAACACGTTTGATGGGGACACCGTTAGTTTAGAACGAACACCTCGGACGGGCCACACACGTTAAATCACAGCGATGAACTTCACAATCTGAGGAATCCGAGCCGCCCCTGAACGCATCACCGCCCGGCCGTCGGTTTTCCgccgcctttttttttttttttttttttttttttttttgctcggCCTGAAAGCAATTCACTCTGATGACGTCACTCGCAGAGTTATCATGGCGTCTTTGGGACCGAAGCTCCTGCTGCAATTgagctgaaaaaataaataaatctgtcgACAGTCTGTGAATCTAAAATGGAGAACAATGCCAGCCTGCATGGAGACACTGACGGAGGCTCTCTGTGCGCCACGACTGCGGGAGAGACGGGCGACGTTACGGCTGTCTGCGGAGCGAAAGGAGCAGCCGAGAAATGCAAGACCCGTGAGGCTGCTCTCAGTACTTTGGTCAACGCTAGTTACAACAACAGCACCGCCAAGGATGCATGTGCTCCCTGCTCCGGGAACGTCACCTCCAGCGCAGCGAAGTCAGAAGTCATCGCAGTCCCCCCGGTGCAGCAGAGGAGCGAGACCCAGAGGAGCCGGTCCGGGTCCGGGGACCGGGTCAGTAACGGGATGGGGCATGCCTCGGCGCTGGCTGCAGAAGATAGCGAGGGTGGTGCCTCAAAGTTAGTAAACAACAACACCGACAGCTCGTCCAAACCTCTCGCTGAGGGTCTGGCTCCTCGTGGAGAAAGTGCACCCACAAAACTTGCCAAACCGACCCAGCTGTGTCCGGACAAAGCGCTCACCGCAGACGTCCACCCCGGGCTGTCCGGTGAACGCACCTTGTCGGAGGGATTGCCGAGTGGGAGTGACCCCGATGCCAGCCTCGGAGGAGAGTCCCGAAGCGTAGATTCACTGGAGTCCTTCTCCAACCTCAACTCCTGCCCGAGCTCGGACCTGAACAGCGAGGGGCTGGAGGACCGAGggctggccctggccctggccctgcaGGGCGAGCACGGGGCTGATGGGACGAAGGCTTCGTGCGCCAAGGATCGGACCGCCGGCCAGTCCATATACCACATCAAGTGGATcaagtggagggaggagaagacgCCGATCATCACCCAGAACGAGAACGGCCCCTGTCCGCTACTGGCCATTATGAATGTCCTTCTGCTTGCATGGAAGGTAACGGTCCTGAGATGAGCACAGATCTATGATGCTACCTCAAAATATGCACATTATGTCAGCTCTGTCAGTGGTCATTTTACTGTATGCACAAAGATCCATTTATTGTAAGACTCGATTCAACATTCAGAGTTGCTTATAACTAACATGCATATTCATCACTCCCTGTTAGAAAAGTAAGTTCTGTCAAAACATGTTTGCATTAGGTATCATTTCATATCAACATGTCAGTGTATGTTGAACGTTGACATAGGGTATGAGGTGTTTTATAGATGGGTCCcaacagtaaaatgtgtttttcctgttgttttagTTAACTCGTGCTGTAGtactttgttttataaatgcatACTGATTGAATGCACAATGGGTGTCcatgtctctctgctgcaggTTAAGATGCCACCTATGATGGAAATTATAACTGTTGAGCAACTGATGGAGTATCTTGGTGAGTGTTTTTAGCTATTGAACCTATTACTCAAGAACAAGTTGATGCCACATAATTGATCAAATAGGGTAAATGCAATAAGTATGATAGTGGTGATACCTCAGTAAATATGGACCTCTCCTTTCACCTGGCTTTACATTTACAACAATTACCTGCTTCTAAACTTGCAGTCGATTTAAAAACTTGCAGgcgatttaaacaaaaaagagtgtatatatatatatacacacatataaagtAGCTATAGTATTAATATGTGAACCTGAGAGTATTGCCCATGAGTCCACACTTGTAAACACATTAGACCATAAAGCCACTGGCACTGAGTTTTAACAGCCTAGTAAACATTCTTGTGTTTCATGTCCTCTCAAATTTGAGAggtcagatatatatattccagAGTCAACAGAGGAAGAGACCAGAACAGGGGAATCCCCCATGATTAAGATGTTGCAAAAGGAAACCGGAGCTATCTCTTCTCTCTGGCTGAGTCCTGCCCTTCATAACTAAAATTACTGTACAATATCAAAGTAGAGTGTATGATTACAGCAGGGGTTCTTGAGAGGTAAAGCCTGTCTTCACTAGTGTTTCCTGTCAGTATCCACTGCCATAAATAGACTAAAAGAATCCACATCACGTCAATGATGCAATGTGCACTCTTTTAGGGAAGATATTCCCCTCACTGTGATTGGTGAACTTGTTTCCATCCATGGCTCAAACAGTGCTCTCATATCTAGAAATCACAGCTAAATAATATAGGAAGTTAACAGTTTTGATCAgggtgtgtatttgttttgccCCTTGTTTGGTATTTGGGAGGATTGTGCTTGCGTGTAATAAATGCACATAAAGTTAATCTAGTTCTTATCCTGTttgtcattaacacacagacaaaaacaccatGAGTGATGATGGGTGATGTAGTTCAGAAGTGGTGTTTAAAGTGGGTGTTGGTCGCTGCTCAGCAGTTTGCTGTGTAGCACGGCCAGTGATCCAGACGCATAGAGGCAGACAGATACAGATATTAAGGGATGTTCTAGGGTGAGTGAGTCAACAGTTCGCTGTACAGAGCAATGAGGGGTTTTCCCTGTCGAGAACTCCGCTTGCTGGCCCCCCCTGCTTAATAACAATCATCATCTACGGTGACCACATGGAAATCAAGTCggacatatttttcaaaactgtGACCAGCAGTTAGTCTGTTGTTCAGTCTAATGTTGTAAAGCTTGACCTTACATGTTGCAGAACGCaactacaaataaaatatgagtCTGACTTGTGTATCATTTTGAGTTTAGTTCATACGGCATAAGTCTGCTCACTTAAAAAAGAGAGTTAAACATGTCTTTACTGTCACATGGTCCCTCACAGCATGCACATGAAGAAATCATTGCGCATTACAATTATAAAGcacagattaaaagaaaaaaagggtttttttcccccctggtTCAACTCCATTCATTCAAATTTCTTGCAAAATATacttgaatgtgtttttttgtggagCTGTTTTTACTTAATGTAGCGGTTGATGACATGAGTTTGATGGCATTCATCTGAGTAATACTAGTATGGGTTGACAGTGCAGCATGGTACTCTCCCCAGTtcctaataaataaatcagtctCTGTGAAGCgtttaaaagataaaacttACACGAGAGTTTTTAAAAGTAAGAACTGCAATAAAATTTTAACAGCAATAACAAGAATTTATTTGCATGACTTCCTTTGCCATCACAACTATTATTAAGCTACTAAAAAAGGAGCTTCAAAGTTGTATAAGCACTATACTATTCAAGGCGAActacaacaaaaatatacatgtgGCTTGAGGTGTCGTGGTCAGCACGTTTGTAGCGCTGATCAGGCTGCACGGAGCCGCAGCCAGACAGCTGCCAGGCTGTTCTCTCTGCTACAGAGCTGAGTAGACAGAGCTCTCAGGTGACACCGTAGTGAACAGACTGATGCTTCATGTTTGGCACAGCCTTTTGTTGGGGAAAACAGCTGGCCAGTGCTAAACCCTCCCAGTGTGCACCTCATAACATCTGACGCCTATCAAACACTTAAGCTATAAAGCCATTGTTATAATCAGTCAAGGCCGTGATTGTTTAGTTCTGTCGATACAACATAAGTCAACATCTCTTTCCCTCTGTCACACAGGAGACTACATTCTTGAAACTAAGCCTAAAGAGATATCGGAGGCTCAGCGGCTAAACTATGAGCAGGTAAGTCCTGCCTCATCACGgctgaatattatttattattaaacaggCATGTGTTTTTGCTTATGTGCGTGCATCAGTAAGCTGCTGACTGTTCATAGTATTTTAGGAGCGCAGGGCTTTTGGGATGAACTCCCTCTCTGTGTTGAAACCATGGTTGTGCAAGTTGAACACAAGCTCTCATTTTGTCTAATCAACACACTCAAAATATCTCAGCTGTTCTCACCGTCATTATTGGTTTATGTTCACCACAGTATTCAAAGTAAAGTGCATTCAGTAGCTCGGTGGCTTACTCTAAAACGGGGTTTGCACATTTGCATTGCGTTTGCAAAGAAGGTCAGTGGATGTTTCCGTAATGTGGAAATAAGCAGAGAGTTGATTACAAACCACATTAAAACTGCAGCTTAGCTTTTTCCCCCCGTTGCTCTATAGGTTACATAAGATGTGTCTTGCAAGGCCCAGGGAACAACATGGTTCAGGAGTGTCAGATTATGTTGTTTCACATGGCTGTGAATGCTTAGAGACGCATGGCTGGGTTCGGCTCCCGGCTATtactgaaggtgtgtgtgtgtgtgtgtgtgtgtgtgtgtgtgtgtgtgtgtgtgtgtgtgtgtgtgtgtgtgtgtgtgtgtgtgtgtgtgtgtgtgtgtgtgtgtgtgtgtgtgtgtgtgtgtgtgtgtgtgtgtgtgtgtgtgtgtgtgtgtctcaccatGAGTGGCACTTGGAGATGGAGCTCCAGCTCCCCTGCTTCCTCCCATCTCCACTGCCTGCCTATGGTGTGGGAGCGGCGCTGCCTCTCCTCCTGCGTGGCAGAGCACCAGCACATCTGTAAACGATTCGAAGCCACACTTGTCCCTCATTCAAAAAATAATGTGCACTCTCCTCATAGAAGCTCAGTGGGTCGACCTTTCTAAATTTAAGTTTGGCTGAAATAGAACCTCTTAAATAAATCAGTGGTGGACTCAGCATGCACTGTTAAAGTAAGGGAGTGGTAAGAGTTTGCGTTGCATAGTTGTTATGGCAGTCTAATCCTAGACAGTGGCCTGGGAGCTCTTTAGCATGTGGGTGTCCTCATGTCCGTGTGCTGTGGTTGACACAGTATGTGGAGACTACAGTGGGCAGGCTTTTGGGAACTAAGAGAGCGCAATtctcaaatgtatttatgtgcatGTCAAACAAAAGGTCTCCTCTTCTTTATATCTTGGAGAGATGTGCTTTCATTGCTTATTGGATTGTTATAAAATACAACTGAAGCCACCATAACTTTGAAAAGAGCCGAAGGAATTCAGAACAGAAGTTGTTCTATTTATAAATTCAGCTTAAAAAACATCATCTGCCACAGGAGCGCAGGAGGATTAAAATAGCAGTTGCATGGCTGCTTTTTAGctattgttaaatatttactCGGAGGAGCGGTGGAAGTGAGAGTGTAGTTTTGCTCTGCTTTTGTCTCAATGGACCCAGCTCAACAGAACTTTTACAAGGCAATTCATCCATGATGACTGTTCAGCCATCGGAGGAAATGGCTTATCATGTTAAAGAAgcctcttttgttttaatttgtcgTCATTCACAATTAAGGGCCTTGTTCATGAGTGTTTCTTCAAAACCCTTCTTTTGTTCTTGATAAAGCAGATAAAATCTCAACTTGGAAATCAAAAAGCATTTCTCTCAGATCTTGCGTATTTCCTTAACCCTGCCTGTCTGCTGAATTAATGCTGTCTGGACTCCCTGgtaatcaaattaaaagccATCTGAATAGTAATCTATCTGTAATTGAGTAAGCAGGGACATTAAGTGGGACGACCACATACTGAGAAATTGCTGATGGTGatgtcagagacagagaaatggTTTGGAATCATAAAAGCTCATAACGGGAGCAAGTGGAGAGAGTGTGCCTTCAGTTTTACCGGTTGTGGCGTTGACACCGATTTAATTCAAGCAGGATCAATGTTATTATAAGATCACAGATTAAGCTTTACACAGGATTATCAGTTTGTTAGGTACACGTGTACAATCAGATCTATTACATAAGCATCTTTATGAAGCTTATAATCACGTTACAAACTGTAGATTAGCTCGTTGATACATCCAGCAGAAATGTAGAGCAGTGACAGCTGCTGATGTGTGCCAGGATTCATGAAAGTATGACCCACATTGTGGGACATTACAGTCTTATAAACTGTTCATTATTTACAGCTCCCACTGATGGGTCACAGCGTTATGTAATGGTTAACTTTTTCCTCCAGTGACTGATATGTTGTTCTTTAGGTTCATAGATCTGCTGTGtatattttgggggatttgCACGAATGCAGACGGACTCATAGAGTTTGCATCAACATGCACACACGACAAATATCTGACAGTTGTGTTCCATCTTATTAGTTTATTTGTAAATGGCACAACATTAGATCACAGTATTGGTCTCACTATGCATTTCTCAGCCAAAAACTCTTTCTCACGTGTGTTGCTTAGGAGAAAAGTTTTGATTTTCCTAATACTGCGCTGATTTTCCAATATtctaatattatatatacatttttgatttccCTGCTGCATGTTTTAACTGCCACACATCCTTTATCAACTGGGACCCTGATGTTAATTAATGAAAGCTTTTGGAACCAAATCCCTCATCTTGGCACTGTAATGCCATTTTCTGTCAATTACCAGTTAATTACACATACTCAGGATTATGTTTTCAGGTACATTTTGGGTGAAAGTCAACATGGAGAGTACAGCAGAGAGGCCTCCCCTTACACAACTAGGCTGAAGAGTGAAAGTAATAATACAGAAAGTCCTCGAGCACTGTGCTCATGTTATACTGTGGAAGTGCATCCAACACAAGCACAGATGAATGCAAGTGATGCTTTGCTAATCATCTGATCTCCAAGCGCTCATCTGCTGTTGGAGCCCTCTGCCCTAAAGTGAAGAGATGTGGTCCATTACACAGCCCCGCTAATCCTGCTATCACTTCTGCTCATAAGCGTCCTAATCCACACACTCAGATGGGCAAGCTGAAGGCTTTTCAT
This region of Anoplopoma fimbria isolate UVic2021 breed Golden Eagle Sablefish chromosome 2, Afim_UVic_2022, whole genome shotgun sequence genomic DNA includes:
- the mindy2 gene encoding ubiquitin carboxyl-terminal hydrolase MINDY-2 isoform X1, whose amino-acid sequence is MENNASLHGDTDGGSLCATTAGETGDVTAVCGAKGAAEKCKTREAALSTLVNASYNNSTAKDACAPCSGNVTSSAAKSEVIAVPPVQQRSETQRSRSGSGDRVSNGMGHASALAAEDSEGGASKLVNNNTDSSSKPLAEGLAPRGESAPTKLAKPTQLCPDKALTADVHPGLSGERTLSEGLPSGSDPDASLGGESRSVDSLESFSNLNSCPSSDLNSEGLEDRGLALALALQGEHGADGTKASCAKDRTAGQSIYHIKWIKWREEKTPIITQNENGPCPLLAIMNVLLLAWKVKMPPMMEIITVEQLMEYLGDYILETKPKEISEAQRLNYEQNMSDAMAVLHKLQTGLDVNVKFTGVRVFEYTPECIVFDLLDIPLYHGWLVDPQMQDIVKAVGNCSYNQLVEKIISCKQSDNSELAGEGIVAEQFLSSTATQLTYHGLCELTSTVQEGELCVFFRNNHFSTMIKYKGQLYLLVTDQGFLTEEKVVWESLHNVDGDGNFCDSEFRLRPPSDPETVYRGQQDQIDQDYLMALSLQQEQQSQDLQWEQLPEGISDLELAKKLQEEEDRRASQYYQEQEQEQAAAAAAAAAQAQQGQQEPAEGDEADRGGPGAGGAAAGAGTAAAAGATPSPGKQSSSGERKAKKESKDKDKCVIL
- the mindy2 gene encoding ubiquitin carboxyl-terminal hydrolase MINDY-2 isoform X2, producing the protein MENNASLHGDTDGGSLCATTAGETGDVTAVCGAKGAAEKCKTREAALSTLVNASYNNSTAKDACAPCSGNVTSSAAKSEVIAVPPVQQRSETQRSRSGSGDRVSNGMGHASALAAEDSEGGASKLVNNNTDSSSKPLAEGLAPRGESAPTKLAKPTQLCPDKALTADVHPGLSGERTLSEGLPSGSDPDASLGGESRSVDSLESFSNLNSCPSSDLNSEGLEDRGLALALALQGEHGADGTKASCAKDRTAGQSIYHIKWIKWREEKTPIITQNENGPCPLLAIMNVLLLAWKVKMPPMMEIITVEQLMEYLGDYILETKPKEISEAQRLNYEQNMSDAMAVLHKLQTGLDVNVKFTGVRVFEYTPECIVFDLLDIPLYHGWLVDPQMQDIVKAVGNCSYNQLVEKIISCKQSDNSELAGEGIVAEQFLSSTATQLTYHGLCELTSTVQEGELCVFFRNNHFSTMIKYKGQLYLLVTDQGFLTEEKVVWESLHNVDGDGNFCDSEFRLRPPSDPETVYRGQQDQIDQDYLMALSLQQEQQSQDLQWEQLPEGISDLELAKKLQEEEDRRASQYYQEQEQEQAAAAAAAAAQAQGQQEPAEGDEADRGGPGAGGAAAGAGTAAAAGATPSPGKQSSSGERKAKKESKDKDKCVIL